The window TTCTCAGGAGTCGATGAAGAACTTTGAAGTTGTGGAGCCCATCGATGTCAACACTCCTGAATTGATGGTAAGACATTCATAGTACATGTGTGATTTGAATTGCATGCTAGCGTAACAGGTTTCTAAGCATGCAAAGTGAGCATTTTTAAGACCTTAAAGAGCTTATTTGGCGTGTATCCGGAGTTAAGTCTGTTATTGGATTATGCACCATATGGCCATAGTGCTTTTAATATTGGTAGACAAGCAATTTCAGTACACAACTGTACAACATGGTCACCCTAAATGTGTATAATGTTTAagtctttaaatgaaaattccTGAAAATGTCTTGAAACACTCTGTAAAGAGTAACTTGTTAGAAAGTATCTGTGTCCATTAGTGATGCTTAGTAAACTTTTAAGTGATTAGCCATTTGCTGTTCATTAACTGACCATGCTTAAATTGCTGACTTGGAACTAATTGtctctttttatattcttttcagTCTCCAGCAGCTGgaacaaaaggaaagaaagtgACCTGCATGTTCATCTCTGATGGTCAGGTGTCTGTCAATGCTAAGATTGACAGGAGAGGATATTGTGAAggtaagtttaaaaaaacaaactagctGCCTTAATTTTCAGACTTGTTTTTAGTTTTGCTGATTCTTCTTATGAAGGATTAAACTTGACTaactcatttctgtttttctcaacCAGGTGAGGAGATCTGCATTGATGCAAATTTTGAAAATACCTGTTCGCGCATCGTTGTTCCAAAAGCAGCCATTGTTGCCAAACACATCTACCAGGCAAATGGACGGAGCAAAGTCCAGAGGCAGAAGCTGTGCTCAGTGCGGGGCAACCACATCATTTCAGGTACATGTGAAGCCTGGAGAGGAAAGACCATCCGTGTACCAAAAATCAAGCCTTCCATCCTGGATTGCAACATCATCCGTGTAGAGTATGCCCTCATGGTATGTTGCCTTTGAGTGTTTGTTTGGTTGGATGTCTCACTGCACAGAAAGTAAATGGTGGAACTTTTTAGCAGTTTGGTAATACAGATTGTTAAATGCCTTTTTCCTCTTTCAGGTATATGTTCACATCCCTGGCTCAGATAAGCTGATTCTGGAGCTTCCTCTTGTCATTGGTACCATTCCTTACAATGGATTCAGCAGCCGAAACAACAGTTTGTGCAGTCAAGAGAGCAGCAGTACAGCTAGCAACAGTTGGGCATCTATGCCATCTGCACCTCCAAGCTACAGTGACATCTCCAACGACTACAGGATGGAGAGCCCCACCCTTCCACTGCTTGATGACTATGATGGCTGTGATAGCCCACTTTTCATGATGGCTCCTCGATTCGAGTTCCCACCACCTGCATATAAAGAAGtaagttgtatttatttttctcattctCCACATGTACTTTTTAAGTGTTAATTCACCTAGATTATGAAGTTTTCACGTTTTAGATGGATGCaggtgcttcatttttttttggggATAAActtatttctcctttttttttttcccgttcTAGGTTGATGAAGAGTGCAATGGCAATGTTTCATAAGCAAATCACATCCAAGCCTTTACTGGTCTTTTGAACTTGACACTTCATCGTACTGATTTTGCAGAAGCCTGCTTGGCAGAATTTTGGGCAGGGGTTTGCTGCACACTGCTTGAGCAGACAGGTCTCGGGTTACAGTGGAGAGTGAGACTGCAGCATTGGCTTTGGCATCTTTTCAGATCTGCTCCAACACTGACATACTGGCGAGGAGAACAAGCAACCAAATGCTTAAAGTACTGTTTCTGATGCATTGCGTGGCAAAGCACTCCATTCAGTTTTGAAGAGTGCAAtggcaaaatgaaaattatatactTCTAGCATTTCAATAATCTTTTCTGGAAATTGAGAAGAAATTTTAAGCTGTATATGTATTTCCATATTCTGTAAACCCCTATTTCAGGGCATTTGGAGTCTTTTTGGGCGCTGCACTAAATGTGCTGCGTTTGTTGGCCGTCCTTGTGTATCATTCCAATAATGCTCCTTTGTAGAAGTCGGGAAAGACGATAAGGATTACTGATTCCCTGATTCGTTTCTTTTTAGTCAGATTAATTTATGCAAAATGAGCttactgatattttactttaGCCACTATCCAATCAGAAGAGCTGTTGTGAGGGTCCTTTTTGAGACTGTTGTAAATCAGTATTTTGGTTTTAGTTACTACTACTGTATTatgagcacttttttttttttgttttgttttgttaacgcAATATGCTTTTGAACTGCCTGTGCAAATTCCACTTTGGGTGGTTTAATACAAATGTGTTGATTGTCAGAGCATTCTTGGATTTCACTACAAGTGCcatattttgtacatatttttaaacTGCTGTGGCAAATCAACAGCAATGCACTTttcctattttgtgttttttgtttgaaaactGTTAGCACTGCATTTCATTCtaaattttaaatatctttataatAATGGAGTTTGAATCTGTGaattattgtattacttttttatttttatacatattttttttttctgtattgaaaaagtgttattttgtaatatatttaaaaccCTATGGGTTACTTTTATTTGATCAATAAAAgttttgaagtttattttttgGAGTAATTGTTTCTACTTCCTATATGCAGTCTAAAGCACTAACGTTCCTGGTAATATCCCAATGTTGTTCTCAATCTTAATTGTTGCTCACATCTGGGGATGCTTCTCAATCCTCTTCCTTGTTGACTGTCCTCTCCCTGCTTGAGGGGTGCTTGGCGTGTCCCTTAAAATTCAGAAGtttcatttgaaagtggatggtgATGTGATTTAATTTTCTAGGAATGTGTGAAGATGTGTGCTTTTGAAAGCTTCTGTTCCCTTAATCTTTAGAAGATTTTAAATACCATGCAGCTTCTTGATAACTGCCCACTGAGTTAATGGTACAGAGGTGACAAATCCAGCGCAGAATGCATTGTTTGTTGCTCTGTGGTTTTTTTTAAACGTATCTCAAACTTGACAAGAGGGCAATAGAAACAAGCATTCTGTGTTTTTAATAAGTAAATTGCtctataacaatacattttatttatatggtgtcTTTCCCATTCTCAAAGCACATGTGTATGTAATGTTTTGATAGAGGGAGTTAATGTGGCACGTTGGATATGATTCAGTAATGCAGTGGTTTAGGACCCcaggtggctgcaggtttttgttccacccaGTCTCCCAGTTACCTCAAATTGTTCTTCTCATTATTCATTTACAGAAGAGCATAGTGTAAGGTTTACATTTGTAAGTTCTttatagttatttaaaaaaaaaaaaaaaaaaaaaaaaaaattttcctaGACTCTtgttaattgtatcctaataatgacaatgcAGCGTTTAGTAAACACCTGGGCAAACAACTGAATGTTGAAAAGCTTCAGCCACATCATTTCCTAGTCTGATTACTACTTAATAATAGCTTAAATATCCAGagcacctggaaaagcagaatgaaaatcatggtGAAGATAATAACAAAAATCTTAAAACCCAGTAAACCCATGTAACATACATAAGTACTTGCTTAATTCCAACAAAATCTAGCAAACGTGGTTTTCAAATTTCTGGATTGACACCAAAACATACGACAGTAACAGTTAAATCAGTATATGAGTAATTAAAAGCAGCAGTCATTGGGGATGAAAATCTGCAGTCCCACAGGTTCTCCTGGAACTGAGCAGAGTATTGACATCCATGGTTCTTAAACTCGGTCatatgactgcaggtttttgtgctacaggtttttgttcccaccagtaGTAACAATCCGCAagtatttttacctgaaattgATCTCATTTTGTTAGCtggtctttttctcttctcttgatCTGCAGTCTCAAAGGTACAGTAgtgtgttttttacatttatgaaatatatatgtagaaatttttatatttttgctataaCTATACTGAGgtatcacccgttgcatggctgcacttgggtcctaatctgggatcttgaggtggtttgtcatgtggtaggaGCGGCACATGCTCCTGACCTATATGACATAACAATGAGCAGACCAGACACCCAGGCAGGTGACACTGAATACTAAAAGGCTGCAaatactttagtgtcagacccaatAATGTGCGCATTGGTAAATCATAAATGAACACCTACAAAGCAGAATGCAAATCATAAATGATAATAATCTTTaaattcaagtaaaaaaaaaactcccaatgATCCTTTTGtaacaaatgtaaatgtttgttacattttaatacaaatatacCCAACTTCATACCTACTGTAACttcaacaaaactgagtgtcattatgaacaatggtgcacatcctctctctaacatAATACCATTGAGCACTTTTAGccaaagggcggcatggtggtgcagtggtaacactgctgctttGCAACAAAGAGGTTGGGTTTCAAGACCACATCCTcaatcctccctgtgtggagcttgcatgccCTCCTTGTGTccgtgtgggtttcttccaggtgctccagtttccgtccaaagacacacaggttagcTGAATTGGTGCCGTGgctgtgtgttcatcctgtgatggactgattctTCATCCTGCCTTGTTCTCTATGCTTGCTGGTATAGGATCCAGCTTTCCCATGACCCGGCTTAGCATACaacaggtttaaaaaatggagttttagccaacaaattattaatGAGAAGTAGGTTATAAAATACCACTGGAACTCCTTAATACAAATGGTAATACACGTTTATGATGCCTCACTGCGATTCTTAAGTTTCCTTCAGGATCTATTTATCTGTAACTCTCTCTAATCATTCGTCAAGTCAGAAGATTCTTCTTTTTAGTAATCTTGATTTTAGTAATTTAATTTCCACATTGAcaccaaaacatagaaactggatACAACAGGTTGCTTAAGTCTAGGAGTCCAAATAAAAAAGGCGTTGGTTACAATacaaacctgcagtcactggggTGCCATCAGCACTGAGTTTGAGGACCACTGATTTACATGGTCTTCTGAAATAGATACACTGCATCCATATCATATTGATTCTGATATTTGCTACCTTCAGATGAGAAGTGTCCATACTGCTTTCCTATTTGAATCAAATTCTACTGGTAGTATTTGATCCTGATTGAAATTTGTGTTGTAAACATGAATATTGTAGTTCAATTCTGAACAAAAAAATTGCTAACAATTctcatctttcttcttctttctctacagcttttcccacttctatgtgggggtcGATGATCAACCTCCTcttccttcagattttcttttactttattcatccatttctgttttggcctctatcgctttctcttcccctgtacttccattcccatcactctttgccCCAAATATTCGTtgtctctcctcttcacatgtccataccacttcaacctatttTCCTGAGCTTTCTTAGACATTTCTCccatttttgttgtacctctcTCTGATGGACCTAATTCTGTCCTTTTTTCtaacttcacacatccatctcatAATTCTCATTTCTGCACAGAAAGTCTCTACAAATAGGTAAATTTGCTCTAAGCAAAGGCATATTTtctgaacaataaaaataacacatacagtatatggttctATCTCGCAGAAAAGTGAAAACCAGAGCTGTGCGTTTCTAGCCAAAACAAACCATTAAATTAATGAATGAGATCTCTTACAGGGAGGTTTTGATTAATGAAGTGGCTGGAGGGAAACCAAGCAATCTCCAAGGACTACCCGGGACCAAGCCTAAAATCTTTGGACATTAGAATCGGCCACTTCACATTTATGCCCACATGCTGACGATTTGCTTTTTCAGGTTGTTATCAAATTGTGATTTTAGTGTTGCAGTCATTGCTTCTGGTTTGGGCATCCAATCTTCACATTTCATGGACAAGATAAACAGTTTTGAAATGGATAGATGTGTCATTATGTTATTCAGCACAAATTTGTGCACGGCCATGAGGTCTACGGGATTTTAGAAGAGTGAAACAGGGTACCATTTTACTACGGAGTTCAGttcatttgtacattttaagCAGCCACATTCTCTTGCTATGTGATCAACAATGAAAAACATGTTGGCAGGCGGTATGGAATGTCTATGTTGAGGATATCACGTAAGCAAAGTCATTCAGCCTTTTTCCAGCTCTGGTTTTACTCTGCCTTGCCAGTCTGTGATCTCTCGCTACCCTTTACCCTATATTTCTAATGCCTTTCACATAATCACTTTCAATGTCACTGCATGAGTGGAAAAACACATAAGCACATAACACTTTACCTTTCAACGAGTGACCATTAATAAAGCTCTACATCAGATAAGGTAAAGGTAAAGAAAAATCCCCAAGAGGTCTTACTAGCCACAAAGTATCTGAAAGATTTAAAGAACAGGAACCGGCATGCAGGTATATGGACTGATCACTTCACCTGGACAAGCACTTCAATTCAGTGTAAGCACAGGCAACAAAATAGCTGAAGTGAactgtttatatagcaccttttgaaTCTTGAGGGCAGTTTGGTGTAGTGGCTGCAGAATTAATATTTAAGTATCAAAGCTGTTGGTTCAAATCCAGCCTGAGTCTCACTGTGtgacctgagcaagtcatttaaacTGCTGTAAAAAACATCTGTAAACTGTTGTCATGTATATTTGTAAGCCAACTTGGACAAAAGTGTCTATGAAATGTCTCAAAATGATAACTCCTAAATACTCTACCCctactgcatacagtatatactcgcgtttaagttctcccgcagataagtcggggcttgattttactgtataatttctggtattttataatgtcggtcgtataagtcgaatgtggaaaactattggtccaagagattatgatatgctaacgcccacctgagagagtaaccacggagcacacggcctttattttctatgtgttgtgcctacgtgaccacacggtaatacccaa of the Erpetoichthys calabaricus chromosome 2, fErpCal1.3, whole genome shotgun sequence genome contains:
- the txnipa gene encoding thioredoxin-interacting protein isoform X2, yielding MVIMTKKLKEFDVVFNDPAKSYSSGDKVAGKIILEVLELTQVSAMRVIGIGCAKVEYPKGKQRCKEEVDYLRYEDTLRLDDHPTEEDGSVILIPGKRYEYMFGFELPQQGQLVSSYKGKFGSVQYYVKAFLDRPGQPSQESMKNFEVVEPIDVNTPELMSPAAGTKGKKVTCMFISDGQVSVNAKIDRRGYCEGEEICIDANFENTCSRIVVPKAAIVAKHIYQANGRSKVQRQKLCSVRGNHIISGTCEAWRGKTIRVPKIKPSILDCNIIRVEYALMVYVHIPGSDKLILELPLVIGTIPYNGFSSRNNSLCSQESSSTASNSWASMPSAPPSYSDISNDYRMESPTLPLLDDYDGCDSPLFMMAPRFEFPPPAYKEVS
- the txnipa gene encoding thioredoxin-interacting protein isoform X1; the protein is MVIMTKKLKEFDVVFNDPAKSYSSGDKVAGKIILEVLELTQVSAMRVIGIGCAKVEYPKGKQRCKEEVDYLRYEDTLRLDDHPTEEDGSVILIPGKRYEYMFGFELPQQGQLVSSYKGKFGSVQYYVKAFLDRPGQPSQESMKNFEVVEPIDVNTPELMSPAAGTKGKKVTCMFISDGQVSVNAKIDRRGYCEGEEICIDANFENTCSRIVVPKAAIVAKHIYQANGRSKVQRQKLCSVRGNHIISGTCEAWRGKTIRVPKIKPSILDCNIIRVEYALMVYVHIPGSDKLILELPLVIGTIPYNGFSSRNNSLCSQESSSTASNSWASMPSAPPSYSDISNDYRMESPTLPLLDDYDGCDSPLFMMAPRFEFPPPAYKEVDEECNGNVS